GCACAGTCCTGGGCAAGGGCAGCCAAACCGTCACCGTCTATGTGCTTGGCGACGGAACGATCATTTCAGAGGTGGATTTTCTGGCCAAGGGTGACAGCTACAACGACTACTACGGCTCGCTGAAAATCAACGACAAGGGCGAGTATACCTTTACGCTCAACGATGCGAAAAATAGCCCCGCGGACAGGCTTGGCGAAGGTGACAGCACAAAAATTACAATTCCCCTCTACGCCAACGACAGCGGCACGGGCGAGAATCATGCCGACGTAGTGAAAGATATTACCATCACCATCAAGGGCAGCAACGACGCGCCTACCATCACGAATACGCCCGCAGGCCTTGTTGTTACTGAGGCCGGCTTTGACGTTGCCGGCAAAGACCATTCGGGGCAGATCACTGCTCAGGACGTTGATACGGTCGACACGCCCACCTATGGCCTGGCCCTCGGTGGCGATCCCGACAAGGGTTTGAACGGCGCAACCTTGCACCGCACGCTTTTTGTGGTGGGCGTGTACGATAAGGATGATAAGCCTGTTCTTGATAATGGTCAGCTCAAGATTGAGCTTTCCGCCGATCCGGTCAACGGCAAAACCTACGGTACGCTGACCATGGACAGCGAAGGTAACTATGCGTTTACGCTGAATAATGATGTCGAAATCGTGCAGAAAATGACAGATGCCAGCCAGCTGTCTCTGAATTTCAACGTGGCTGTGGTGGACAACCACGGCGCTTACGCCTACACGACGGTCACGCTGACCATCAACGGTTCCAACGATGCGCCCTATGAGATCACAGGCGGCACGGGCACCGTCAAGGACGACGGCGTGTACAGCGGCGAAGCCATAGCGGGCAACAGCCTCAACGACAAAGAACTCACGCCGGTGGAGGCAACCAATGCCGACGACCCCGGCCTCGGTAACTTCAAGCAAAGCGTGAGCGGTTCTGTGAAAGCCGAGGACTACGAACACGACACGCTTACCTATAAACTGGAAGGAGCCACGCCTTTTCCTGAATCCAGTGTGCCTGGCGGCGTGCCTGACGGCTATAAGGCCACCAACAGCACGACCATCACGAACGAATACGGCACACTCTATCTCAGGGAAGACGGTTCGTATATCTTCGTGCTCGATATGGGCAGCCCCACGGTCGATGCCTTGGGTGAAAACGATTCTGCGCCCTTCACGTTCACGGTGATCGCCAATGACGGCCATAGCAGCACATCGTTCGCCAACGCCATCACCATTACGGTCAAGGGCACCAACGACGCGCCCGTGCTGGAAGAACCGAAGTGGATCTCGGCCAACGAAATAACGGAAGGCAGCGGGATAGGGAGCATTTCCGGCACGGTCAAAGCCACTGACGCGGATTCAGGCGATCAGGGCAAGCTCGAGTACTTCATAGTAGACGACGACGGTTCCACAATTGCGCAGCAGTTCTATGTGAAGCTTGACGGCAGCCTCACCACCGAGAAACCCGGTGACTATCTCGGCAAACTGAGCATAAACAACAGTGGAAACTATACCTTCACGCTGAACAACGATTCACCCACCGTCAAGGCTATGGGGGAAAAGGACAGCAAGGATATTACCTTTGATATTGCGGTGCGCGACCCTCAGGGAGCCTATGATGTCACAGACAGCGAGGTTTCTCTGACCATCAAGGGCGGCGACGACCCCACCGTTATCAGCAGGGACCTGCTGCATCAGGACCTGCGCCTCGTGGAGGCGGGCGTGAAGCCCCAGAGCACAGTGACCAACGACAAAGCCAGGCAGTACGAGGACGCCAGCGATGGTGTTTGCACTGCCACGGGCCGCCTGTATGCCACGGATGTGGATACCGCGGACCGAAAGGGGCTGGACTCTGCCACGGTTGACGCCAGGCTGCACTATGTCATTAAGGTCGAGGGGGTCGACACGCCGTATGACCTCAATACTCTCATGGCTGCCGCTGAAAAGGATGAAAAAACCTCCATCACCATTCAAACCAAGTACGGCGAACTGCTCATCACGCGCCATTACGATAGCGAGGGCAAGAGCAAGGGTTTCGACTACGAGTACTCGGTGCACAATGACAATCTCGATGTGCAGAAGATGAACCTCGGCGACGAGAAGAAGGACGGCTTCGAGCTGCAAATCAAGGACACGGCGCACGGGGACAAAATTATATCCGAGGCTCCTGTCAGCATCACCATTTCCGGCGCCAACGACAGGCCCACCATTGATTCCGGCAGCCTTAACGGCGGCAAGCTCGAAATTACGGAAAGCGATCTGGACAAGAGCCAGATCGTGGGCCAGGTCAAGATTGCCGATTGGGAGCAGGAGGTTGGCCACGGTGTTGACGGCAAGACTTATGACGCCGTGGGCGAGGGCTTTACCTTCTCGCTGGTCAAGCCCACTAGCACGCTTGCACAAGAGCGGATTGACGGCCTGAAAACGGACGGCACCACCCTCTCGAAAGACGGTCCTGCCGACGAAACGCTGTTTGACCTCAAGAGCGATTGCCCCGCCCTGCAAGGCACGTACGGCCGTCTGATCATTGACCAGGCCACCGGCGAATACAGGTACGAACTGACGGAAAACGTGAGCTCTCTTGCCGAGGGCAGCCATGTTGAGGACGTGTTTTATGTGCGCGTCAAGGACGCCAACGGCGCGTATTCCGAAATCAAGCCCATCACGATCACCATCAAGGGTGAAGACAACGCGGGCCATTTGACCGGCAACAGCCTGACCATCACGGAAGACGGCGTTACGGGCGTGGAATCCAAGGGCGTTCTGCACTGGCCAGATGATAGCAAGCTTGGAGCCAACAACGAACAGAAGTTTGAAGTCGCCGGCGGAAAAATCGAGGGCGGCGTCATCAAGGGCACTCTCGGCGTCGATGACCCCGATACCAACTTGGTCGCCGGAGCGAAAGGCACGGCCGACAGCTACGATACGTATGACTACGCCAAAAGCCTCACATACACCGTCCCCGGAACAGAGAACAAGATTACCGTCTTTGGAACAGAGAACAAGAACAGTAACGGCATCATCGAAAGCGTTGACTACAAGATCGGCGATTATGGCACCCTGCATGTGAATACTGATGGTTCCTATACCTATACCCCCAAATCCGATGGGGTGGCCTTCGACAAGCTGGCCGAGGGAGATCAGGTTAACATCAATCTTGTCGTAACCGCGCACCCCACCGTCGGCACCGATGGCACTCCCCATGGTGCGGACGTTGTTTCGTCCCTCAATATCACCCTCAAGGGCACCAACGACGCCCCGGTTGTTGTTGATCTGCCCAAGTCGGTGACGGACGGCGATGTTGCGGCAATTGCCACAGGCAGCATCTCTCACGATGCAGCTCTCCAGCAGTTTATCACTTTTGTTCTGCAGGGCGGGGCTAGACCGGCTTGGCTCGTCAGCAACATGAATGGTGAGAACTGGGCGTTGAACAATTATCAATATGGCAATTTCAACAATGCCCAGGGGACATATTGGGATAAGCTCGTCCAAAACGCTCTCAAGACGGCAGAAGGTCAGGCTGCCCTGAAGGACTACATGGCCGCCCACAATATGGGCACGGGCGATAACGTTATTACAGACACCGCCACGGCCTACACCCCGGCCACGGGCACCGTGGCCCCGTATGCCTCTGACGTGGACGACAAGCCCGGAGACCTGAAGTTCTTCTTCGTAAAAGACGGCAACGTGGTGCAGAGCTGCAAGGGTGACTACGGCACGCTGGTCCTTCAGCCCGGCGGAAGCTACACCTATGTGCTGGATTACGACGTCGCTCCCTCGGTTGCGGGCTACACAGACCGCTTTGAAATCTATGTGCGCGATTCGCACAACGCCGTGGCCGACAAAACCATACCTGTGGTCATAACGGCGCATTCTGGCGGAGGCACGGGTGGCGGCGATGGCGGCGGCGACGGCAGCGGCACGCCTCCAGAATTCAAGGTCACAATGCCACTTGAAGTGGCGGAAGACGGTAAGCTTACGGCCAGTGGCGACATCCTTGAAGGCTCCAGCTCCACCCTTCGCCTTACGGGCTATAATGGTGACTCCGTGGCCGATACCAGATCCATCATTACCCAATACGGCACCATCACCCTGCTGCCTGACGGAACCTACACCTATACCCTCAACAACGACAGCCCGGCGGTGCAGGGCTTGAAGGGTAGCGATATAATCACCGAAAAATTCACGGTGAAGATGGATAACCAAGAGAGCACCATTGAGGTTAAGATCACCGGCAGTAATGACGCTCCCTATGAAGTGGGTGCAGGAACAGGCGTCAGCGTCAAACAGGTAGACGACGGCAACGGCAATTGGGAATGGACCAGCGGCGTTGAAGGCAAGTTTACTGTAGCTGACCGGGACCATGACGAAACGAACGCCCTCAGGCCGCTTGACGCCAATGGTGCACAGATCATTACCGACACATTCACCGTTGCGGGTGAAAAGGGCGGTACCTTCACCGTCACTATGTGCAAGGACAACAGCGGTAAGCCCAACGGCGAATATACCTATACCTACAAGGCCCCTGCCACGGCCACCGACGGCAGTAACAACTACAGCGGCAAGGTAGAAGACACGGCGAAGCTGACTCTCGGCAACAATACCCTGGGGGAAGGCAACACGGTAGAGGTCGATCTGAAGGCCAGCCTTGACTATGCCAACGACGCGCCCACGTTCGTTGTGGATGATGCCACAGGCAAACCGATTCTGTCCGGCGATGCGCAGCATGTCGTCACCGAAGACGGCGCCAACATGACCAACATGGTGGCCAAGGGCCAGGTGACAGCTAAAGACCCGGACGTCAACGCTGACGGCTCGCCCAAGGACAAGCTTACCTTCGGCATTGTCGGTGACGATAGCGCCACCTTCGGCACTGAAAGCCCTGTCGCCACTGACAGCGGCACGACCACGGGCATGCAAGATTATATTACAAAGGATGGAGAAAAGCTCGGCACCCTTATTATGGACAAGAAGGGCAACTACGAGTTCCACCTCAACACCAGCAGCAAGGCCGTGCAGGAGCTTGGCGAAGGCGAATCAAGGTACGTTACCTTCAAGATTCAGGTGGCCGACGGGCAGGGCGGCAAAACCACGGCTGACCTCACGGTCACCATCAACGGCGCCAACGACGCTCCTGTCATCAGCCTGCACAAAAGTGAAGGCGCTGCCGCAGGCTCTGGTGAGCACTTTGAACTCACCAATACCACCGCAGGCTACAGCGTGGGTGGTGTTCTCCACTTCAGTGATGTGGACGCCAGTGACAAGGTCACGCTTTCGCTCGAAGCCAAGGGCAAGACAGGCACGGACACCCTGGATGTCTATGCGGTGAAGGGCGCCGACGGCAAGTGGGTGCAGTGCGCCTCAGACGAGTCCGGCGCGGTGAAGATGGGCACGATGGTGCTGGACAATACGGGCGGTACCAATACGGGCGAGGCCACCTATACGTTCAAGGGCGTCACGGACGGCCTTGGTCAACTGGCCAGAGGAGAGACGCTGGATATTACAGCCACCGTCAATGCTGCAGACGGACACGTTGGCGGTAATGATTCCTCCCACTTCACGGTATCCATCACGGGCACCAACAACATACCCGTTATCACGTCAAGTTCTGCAACGGCTAACATAAAGGATGACGGCGCAGGGAACCATATTGCCAGTGGGCAGCTCATTGCCACCGATGCCGACGGCGATGACCTGACCTACTCCATTGAGGGGGGAACCCCCGATGCTGGCGGCAAGACTACCGTGGAAGTGCCCGGCTACGGCACCCTGACCATTGACAGTACTGGAACGTACACCTTCGAGCTGAACGAGGCAGAAAAGCAGAAACTGACCGAACTGGGCGTGGGTGAAAAGCTCTCCATAGGCACGTACACCCTTGTGGTGAAAGACGAACACGGCGGCACGGCCAGGCAGAACCTTGATCTGCAACTTACCGGCGCTAACGACGCGCCTGTGGCGGCGGGAGCCGCCGGCATCGGCCTGGCCCTGACCTTGGACAGCCCCATCCCCGGCTCTGGCTGGGCCACTGACCTCAAGAATATGTCCGTCCTCGCCAGCGATGAGGACAAGAACGACCACCTCAGCTACTCTGTAAGCGGTGTTGACGGCATGGCTCACGACATTACGGACGGCGGCAGCGTGCATGGCCTGTTCGGCACGCTGAACTTCGACAAGGCTACGGGCGAGTTCCATTACCAGTTGAGCACGGATCACGCCGATCTGGTCAAACTGGCGGAGGCCCACGCCAACGACACGTTGGCAGACGGCACGCTGAAAGAAACCTTCGCCTACACGGCAAGTGACAACCACGGCGGCGTTTCGGACAGCAGCCACATTGATGTCAACTTCACCTTTCTCACCGGGTCCGGTAACGCAGGTGAGGCGCAGAATCAACTGATCTTCGGCGGCACTGGCAACGACACCCTGCACGGCGGAACCGGCAACGATATTCTCTCCGGCGGCGGCGGCGACGACCACCTGTACGGCGACGCTGGCGACGACTATCTCTTTGGCGGCGCTGGCAATGATTTTCTGGACGGCGGGGCTGGCGTTAATCACCTGTACGGCGGCGACGGCAACGATGTATTTGTCTTCCACCCCAACGACGTTATCGTTGGCGGTTCGATCGCCAGCGACGGGACTTTGGTGGACAACAACATCGACGTTCTGTTGGTCAGCAACAATGATCGCGGAGGCCTGTCTATTGACGACCTCTTTACGCAAACAAAAGGCATTGAAGTTGTTGTTACCGGTGCTGGTGTGGGCAGTCTGACGGATATGCATGAGCTCATAAATGCGGGCATCAAGATGGGTACGGATAACTCCATGTCTCTGGACGGCTCGCAGTGGGAGAAGACAGACGACCATACCTTCACCAATGCAACCCATGACCTTACCATAACCACCACCCATGTGACGGTGACCGACCCGACAGCCGAGCATAATGAATTCATTTTGAAGAATTCATAAAAGAAAGGATGTGCCGACTGGCGGCGCATCTTAAGCGCAAACAAAACCGCCCGCACTCTCGTATGAAAGTGCGGGCGGTTTATGTTGCATCAAAGGAGAGAGCAAAATTCGGGCGTAGCCGCTGTCTACAGCCCCAGATCCCGCAAAAGGTTGTCCACGGCCATATGGCCCATGCTTTCCGTGGCTCCGGCAGTGGAGGAGGAGCAGTGCGAGCCCATCACAAGGTTGTCCAGCGCATACCAGGCCGGGTCAGCCGGGGGTTCCTGCTCGAACACGTCCAGCCCCGCGCCGTAGATGCTGCCAGCCTGAAGGGCCGCCAGCAGGGCGGCTTCGTCAATAAGCCCGCCGCGAGCGGTATTGATGATGACCGCCGTTTTCTTCATGGTGGCGATGCGCCCGGCGCTGATGCAGTTGCGGGTTTCGTCCGTCAGCACCGTGTGCAGGGTGATAAAGTCCGCCTCGCGGCAGATGCGATCCACATCCGCGCGTTCAACGCCTTCGGCCTTGGCCCAGGCTTCGTCCCAGGATATGTCGTGGGCCAGAATTTTCATGCCAAAACCCTGGGCGCGTTTGACCACGCAGCGGCCAATGGCTCCGAGGCCGATGATGCCCAGGGTTTTGCCGTAAAGGTCGATGCTGGTGATCTTGCCCCAGTCTTTCTCGCGGCAGCGGCGGTCAATAAGCCCGGCCTTGCGCGCCACCATCAGCATGAGGGTCAGGGCGTAGTCGGCCACGGCGTTGCTGTTGGCCCCAACCGTGCGCGACACCGCGATGCCGCGCTGCTTGCAGGCTTCAAGGTCAATGTTGTCCAGCCCGACGCCGTATTTGGCGATGGCCTTGAGTTCCGGCGCGGCGGCCAGCACAGAGGCGTCCATAGGGTCAACGCCCAAGATGACGCCCTGGCACGAGGCCAGTTTTTCACGCATCTGGTCGGCGGAAAGGATGCCGCCCGTGTCGTTGCGCACGACCTCAAGCCCGGCCTGCGCCAGACGGTCGAACAGTTCGGGATTGGTTTTGCCAAAAGAGCGGGGAGTAACAAGAATTTTCACTGTGATACCTCTTGGGGGCGGAGTGGGCCGCGCA
This DNA window, taken from Desulfovibrio sp., encodes the following:
- a CDS encoding VCBS domain-containing protein; its protein translation is MADVKLSRPAQGQHIVVPSTPDARMILDFSADQVNIDRPEGSNSLFFQFGDGASIELQNFYTAYNKEEMPEFQIDGQIIAGTDFFQAFGPDLLPAAGPAASAERGARYSEYANMSLAEGTWHLNELDYRLGFDGQQSTDEWQSGFIDNLAPTLSTAGAPITLGLTETGWNGESPASPAPSVTGSFSVQDPDGDSLTATVSIGGKTVVVNLTGPTTVESDYGSLVITPKGGGSNITFDFAYTLKEEPYSKTDQLAEGEQVTDGIVISVNDGMGHTVTQPINVVITGSNDAPDITGVTDLTLKDQGVFAGEYGADDRTEKLLTDENKSTTDGGTDAGQHQLTADGKIVAVDPDHGDKLTYGFEAITIAGESYSAVDATNSAPEFASYDKVIVTPYGTLHFSSTTGDYRFVLDSTDNSTVDKLAEGESVKISFTPTVQDEHGGKDYATNVLRSGSDVSGDSGSDNTVDITIIGSNERPYFAKIPVTWTNNDNTVTEDGSLKNRTVSGQVHGEDVDTSDNLVYGFKLVGTGENSVDTRVEALFVLPVYSEGKLQYGADGQPIYTFSTDEPTNGNYYGKITMNPDTGAFTFILEKNAACVQALDDNDGRGQSADLNEGLTISVPAVVQDNHGAWDTKDISIRIDGTNDMPKITVQNRTVKESGVYSQEGDTPTEAAILNGTYILKSKENTTATKKGGTGASGHLLEVEGKVSVTDVDKDDNTHLEWGITGTNSEGVETALKVSGASTVLGKGSQTVTVYVLGDGTIISEVDFLAKGDSYNDYYGSLKINDKGEYTFTLNDAKNSPADRLGEGDSTKITIPLYANDSGTGENHADVVKDITITIKGSNDAPTITNTPAGLVVTEAGFDVAGKDHSGQITAQDVDTVDTPTYGLALGGDPDKGLNGATLHRTLFVVGVYDKDDKPVLDNGQLKIELSADPVNGKTYGTLTMDSEGNYAFTLNNDVEIVQKMTDASQLSLNFNVAVVDNHGAYAYTTVTLTINGSNDAPYEITGGTGTVKDDGVYSGEAIAGNSLNDKELTPVEATNADDPGLGNFKQSVSGSVKAEDYEHDTLTYKLEGATPFPESSVPGGVPDGYKATNSTTITNEYGTLYLREDGSYIFVLDMGSPTVDALGENDSAPFTFTVIANDGHSSTSFANAITITVKGTNDAPVLEEPKWISANEITEGSGIGSISGTVKATDADSGDQGKLEYFIVDDDGSTIAQQFYVKLDGSLTTEKPGDYLGKLSINNSGNYTFTLNNDSPTVKAMGEKDSKDITFDIAVRDPQGAYDVTDSEVSLTIKGGDDPTVISRDLLHQDLRLVEAGVKPQSTVTNDKARQYEDASDGVCTATGRLYATDVDTADRKGLDSATVDARLHYVIKVEGVDTPYDLNTLMAAAEKDEKTSITIQTKYGELLITRHYDSEGKSKGFDYEYSVHNDNLDVQKMNLGDEKKDGFELQIKDTAHGDKIISEAPVSITISGANDRPTIDSGSLNGGKLEITESDLDKSQIVGQVKIADWEQEVGHGVDGKTYDAVGEGFTFSLVKPTSTLAQERIDGLKTDGTTLSKDGPADETLFDLKSDCPALQGTYGRLIIDQATGEYRYELTENVSSLAEGSHVEDVFYVRVKDANGAYSEIKPITITIKGEDNAGHLTGNSLTITEDGVTGVESKGVLHWPDDSKLGANNEQKFEVAGGKIEGGVIKGTLGVDDPDTNLVAGAKGTADSYDTYDYAKSLTYTVPGTENKITVFGTENKNSNGIIESVDYKIGDYGTLHVNTDGSYTYTPKSDGVAFDKLAEGDQVNINLVVTAHPTVGTDGTPHGADVVSSLNITLKGTNDAPVVVDLPKSVTDGDVAAIATGSISHDAALQQFITFVLQGGARPAWLVSNMNGENWALNNYQYGNFNNAQGTYWDKLVQNALKTAEGQAALKDYMAAHNMGTGDNVITDTATAYTPATGTVAPYASDVDDKPGDLKFFFVKDGNVVQSCKGDYGTLVLQPGGSYTYVLDYDVAPSVAGYTDRFEIYVRDSHNAVADKTIPVVITAHSGGGTGGGDGGGDGSGTPPEFKVTMPLEVAEDGKLTASGDILEGSSSTLRLTGYNGDSVADTRSIITQYGTITLLPDGTYTYTLNNDSPAVQGLKGSDIITEKFTVKMDNQESTIEVKITGSNDAPYEVGAGTGVSVKQVDDGNGNWEWTSGVEGKFTVADRDHDETNALRPLDANGAQIITDTFTVAGEKGGTFTVTMCKDNSGKPNGEYTYTYKAPATATDGSNNYSGKVEDTAKLTLGNNTLGEGNTVEVDLKASLDYANDAPTFVVDDATGKPILSGDAQHVVTEDGANMTNMVAKGQVTAKDPDVNADGSPKDKLTFGIVGDDSATFGTESPVATDSGTTTGMQDYITKDGEKLGTLIMDKKGNYEFHLNTSSKAVQELGEGESRYVTFKIQVADGQGGKTTADLTVTINGANDAPVISLHKSEGAAAGSGEHFELTNTTAGYSVGGVLHFSDVDASDKVTLSLEAKGKTGTDTLDVYAVKGADGKWVQCASDESGAVKMGTMVLDNTGGTNTGEATYTFKGVTDGLGQLARGETLDITATVNAADGHVGGNDSSHFTVSITGTNNIPVITSSSATANIKDDGAGNHIASGQLIATDADGDDLTYSIEGGTPDAGGKTTVEVPGYGTLTIDSTGTYTFELNEAEKQKLTELGVGEKLSIGTYTLVVKDEHGGTARQNLDLQLTGANDAPVAAGAAGIGLALTLDSPIPGSGWATDLKNMSVLASDEDKNDHLSYSVSGVDGMAHDITDGGSVHGLFGTLNFDKATGEFHYQLSTDHADLVKLAEAHANDTLADGTLKETFAYTASDNHGGVSDSSHIDVNFTFLTGSGNAGEAQNQLIFGGTGNDTLHGGTGNDILSGGGGDDHLYGDAGDDYLFGGAGNDFLDGGAGVNHLYGGDGNDVFVFHPNDVIVGGSIASDGTLVDNNIDVLLVSNNDRGGLSIDDLFTQTKGIEVVVTGAGVGSLTDMHELINAGIKMGTDNSMSLDGSQWEKTDDHTFTNATHDLTITTTHVTVTDPTAEHNEFILKNS
- a CDS encoding phosphoglycerate dehydrogenase codes for the protein MKILVTPRSFGKTNPELFDRLAQAGLEVVRNDTGGILSADQMREKLASCQGVILGVDPMDASVLAAAPELKAIAKYGVGLDNIDLEACKQRGIAVSRTVGANSNAVADYALTLMLMVARKAGLIDRRCREKDWGKITSIDLYGKTLGIIGLGAIGRCVVKRAQGFGMKILAHDISWDEAWAKAEGVERADVDRICREADFITLHTVLTDETRNCISAGRIATMKKTAVIINTARGGLIDEAALLAALQAGSIYGAGLDVFEQEPPADPAWYALDNLVMGSHCSSSTAGATESMGHMAVDNLLRDLGL